CCGTGACCGCCCGACGAGGCGGCCGCGGGGTTCTTCGGTGCGGGGCGCGGAGCACGTGCCGGTGATCCGGCCGCGTACGCGCATTTCCCGACACGGTGAGGAGAACTCGTCCATGAAGGCACTGGTGTTGTCCGGGGGGTCCGGCACGCGATTGCGGCCGTTCAGCTACTCCATGCCCAAACAGCTCATCCCGATCGCCAACAAACCCGTTCTCGAGCATGTGCTGGAGGACATCAGGGGCCTGGGCGTCACCGACATCGGCGTCGTCGTCAACAGCGGCTGGGCCCCGCAGATCGCGGAGGTCATCGGCGACGGCAGCCGGCTCGGTGTGCGGGTCACCTACATCCACCAGGACGAGCCGCTGGGCCTGGCCCACTGCGTCGCGCTCGCCGAACCCTTCCTCGGCGTCGACGACTTCGTGATGTACCTGGGCGACAACATGCTGCCCGAGGGCACCGCCTCCATCGCCGAGGAGTTCCGCACCGCCCGGCCGGCGGCGCAGGTCGTCGTGCGCAAGGTGGCGGACCCGAGGGCCTTCGGCGTGGCCGAACTGGACGCCGAGGGCCGGGTCGTACGCCTGGTGGAGAAGCCGCGGGAACCGAGGAGCGACCTCGCCCTGATCGGCGTGTACTTCTTCACCGCGGACATCCACCGGGCCGTCACGTCCATCGCCCCCAGCGCCCGCGGGGAACTGGAGATCACCGACGCGATCCAGTGGCTCCTGGAGGACGGGGCGGAGATCAGGGCCAGCGAGTACCACGGCTACTGGAAGGACACCGGCCGCGCCGACGACGTACTGGAGTGCAACCGTCACCTGCTCGGAAGTCTGCGTCCGGCCGTTCTCGGCGAGGCCGACGACGCCAGCGAGCTCATCGGCCGGGTGCGCATCGAGGCCGGCGCGCGCGTGATGCGTTCCCGTATCGAGGGACCCGTCGTCGTCGGCGCCGGCAGTGTCATCGAGGACTCCCACATCGGCCCGGACACCGCCATCGGTGAGGGCTGCACCCTGCGTGAGACCCGTATTCGTGACTCCATCGTCCTCGACGGTGCCGCGATCTCCCGCGTCCCCGGCATCCGGGGGTCGATCATCGGCCGGAGCGCGACCGTCGACGCCGGCGACGACGTCGGCACCTACCACCGCCTGGTCGTCGGCGACCACACCCGGATCGAGGTGGC
The Streptomyces griseiscabiei DNA segment above includes these coding regions:
- a CDS encoding glucose-1-phosphate thymidylyltransferase — protein: MKALVLSGGSGTRLRPFSYSMPKQLIPIANKPVLEHVLEDIRGLGVTDIGVVVNSGWAPQIAEVIGDGSRLGVRVTYIHQDEPLGLAHCVALAEPFLGVDDFVMYLGDNMLPEGTASIAEEFRTARPAAQVVVRKVADPRAFGVAELDAEGRVVRLVEKPREPRSDLALIGVYFFTADIHRAVTSIAPSARGELEITDAIQWLLEDGAEIRASEYHGYWKDTGRADDVLECNRHLLGSLRPAVLGEADDASELIGRVRIEAGARVMRSRIEGPVVVGAGSVIEDSHIGPDTAIGEGCTLRETRIRDSIVLDGAAISRVPGIRGSIIGRSATVDAGDDVGTYHRLVVGDHTRIEVAA